A stretch of Candidatus Vicinibacter affinis DNA encodes these proteins:
- a CDS encoding type II toxin-antitoxin system RelE/ParE family toxin, which yields MVKVDWTKLTLDDLKIIHTSISLDSTSYAGRFIDKLLNRVRQLENFPRSGRIVPEFGIENIRELIEGNYRIVYKLNNEGVFIVRVHHSSMMLSDI from the coding sequence ATGGTAAAAGTTGATTGGACTAAATTAACGCTTGATGACCTAAAAATAATTCACACATCTATTTCGCTAGATTCCACTTCTTATGCAGGAAGATTTATTGATAAACTTTTGAACAGAGTAAGACAGTTAGAAAATTTTCCACGCTCAGGAAGAATTGTCCCGGAATTTGGAATAGAAAATATCAGAGAGTTAATTGAAGGAAACTACAGAATCGTTTATAAATTAAACAATGAAGGGGTTTTTATTGTAAGGGTCCACCATTCGTCTATGATGTTGAGTGACATCTAA
- a CDS encoding NAD(P)-binding domain-containing protein, which translates to MKKIGVIGSGAVAQTLGAGFLKHGYQVMLGTRDKSKLDDWQKKNGADALVGSFVDAAKFGEIIVLAVKGSVAKNALDLMGHENLNHKTIIDASNPIADAPPTHGVLKFFTNLDKSLMEELQETVPTANFVKAFNSVGSASMVNPSYESKPTMFICGNNENAKKEVSHILDTFGWEASDFGMVESARAIEPLCMLWCIIGFTNNQWTHAFKLLKR; encoded by the coding sequence ATGAAAAAAATCGGAGTCATAGGATCAGGAGCTGTTGCCCAAACATTGGGAGCAGGATTCTTAAAACATGGATATCAAGTGATGCTTGGTACCAGAGACAAATCAAAACTTGACGATTGGCAAAAAAAGAATGGAGCTGATGCGCTAGTGGGTTCATTTGTTGATGCAGCAAAGTTTGGTGAAATTATTGTTCTTGCAGTAAAAGGAAGTGTAGCAAAAAATGCTCTTGATTTAATGGGGCATGAGAACTTAAACCACAAAACTATTATAGATGCCTCCAATCCTATTGCGGATGCTCCACCTACTCATGGGGTATTGAAATTCTTCACCAATCTTGACAAATCATTAATGGAAGAACTGCAGGAAACTGTACCTACTGCAAATTTTGTAAAAGCATTTAACAGCGTTGGAAGCGCATCTATGGTTAATCCTTCTTATGAAAGCAAACCTACTATGTTTATTTGCGGAAACAATGAAAATGCAAAAAAGGAAGTATCCCATATCCTTGACACCTTCGGTTGGGAAGCTTCCGATTTCGGAATGGTAGAATCTGCAAGAGCCATCGAACCATTGTGCATGCTTTGGTGCATCATAGGCTTTACCAACAACCAATGGACGCATGCTTTCAAATTATTAAAAAGGTAA
- a CDS encoding Fic family protein, whose translation MKPPYEITSKILKSITSISQKTGEVNAKYLVKQNPKLRKQNQIKTIHSSLRIEGNTLSVDQITAIIENKRVVGPEKDIKEVLNALDVYKQLKNYQYASEKDFLNAHKMLMTGLVATPGKYRTKGVGIVKGSKVEHMAPPYEQIKFLMGDLFKYLKDKSELTLIKSCVFHYEMEFIHPFMDGNGRMGRLWQTIILMSEYPLFEFLPFESLISKNQNEYYHALSISDKEGKSTKFIEFMLRILDQSLDELLENGTKKLNETERLEIFLSECNQTFRRKDYLKHYPEISTATASRDLKNGVERGLIEKFGDKKTTQYIKKK comes from the coding sequence ATGAAACCTCCCTACGAAATAACATCCAAAATATTAAAAAGCATTACTTCTATTTCTCAAAAAACTGGCGAAGTGAACGCTAAATATTTAGTAAAACAGAATCCTAAGCTTCGAAAGCAAAACCAAATCAAAACGATCCATTCTTCATTAAGAATTGAGGGAAATACGCTTTCTGTAGACCAAATAACCGCCATTATTGAAAACAAACGAGTGGTTGGACCTGAAAAGGACATTAAGGAAGTCCTCAATGCATTAGATGTATACAAACAACTTAAAAACTACCAATATGCTTCAGAAAAGGATTTTTTGAACGCGCATAAGATGTTGATGACTGGCCTGGTTGCAACACCCGGTAAATACCGGACAAAAGGTGTTGGAATTGTGAAAGGCTCAAAGGTCGAACACATGGCTCCTCCATATGAGCAAATAAAATTTCTCATGGGTGATTTATTCAAATATCTCAAAGACAAATCTGAATTGACATTGATAAAAAGCTGTGTTTTTCATTATGAGATGGAATTCATCCATCCTTTTATGGATGGGAATGGCAGAATGGGTAGACTTTGGCAAACGATCATTTTGATGAGTGAATACCCTTTGTTTGAGTTTTTGCCATTTGAATCGCTCATCTCGAAAAATCAAAATGAGTATTATCATGCACTCTCTATTTCTGACAAAGAAGGAAAGTCAACAAAATTTATTGAATTTATGCTTCGCATCCTGGATCAATCCCTCGATGAACTACTTGAAAATGGTACAAAAAAATTAAATGAAACAGAAAGGTTAGAGATTTTTTTAAGTGAATGTAATCAAACTTTTAGAAGAAAAGATTACCTGAAACATTACCCTGAAATTTCAACTGCCACCGCCAGCAGGGATTTGAAAAATGGGGTGGAACGAGGGCTGATTGAAAAATTTGGCGACAAAAAAACAACTCAGTACATAAAGAAAAAATAA
- a CDS encoding type II toxin-antitoxin system HicA family toxin, which yields MKTLSGKEVCLILSRHGFINVRQKGSHVIMQKQTENSTISVPVPMHKEIKIGTLHSIIRQAELSKLDFE from the coding sequence TTGAAAACCTTATCGGGCAAGGAGGTGTGCCTAATATTATCCAGACATGGATTTATAAATGTGAGACAAAAAGGAAGCCATGTTATCATGCAAAAACAAACGGAAAATTCAACAATATCTGTTCCTGTTCCCATGCATAAGGAAATTAAAATTGGAACCTTACATTCGATAATAAGGCAAGCAGAACTCTCAAAGCTTGACTTTGAATGA
- a CDS encoding type II toxin-antitoxin system HicB family antitoxin: MNHRYEIIIYWSEPDQTFIAEVPELAGCKSDGKTYQEAISNVQVIIEEWIETAISMGRTIPIPKGKLMYA; encoded by the coding sequence ATGAATCATAGATATGAAATAATAATTTACTGGAGTGAGCCAGATCAAACTTTCATAGCTGAAGTTCCAGAACTGGCAGGCTGCAAATCTGATGGCAAAACATATCAAGAAGCAATTTCTAATGTCCAAGTCATAATTGAGGAATGGATAGAAACAGCTATATCAATGGGAAGAACCATTCCTATTCCAAAGGGTAAACTTATGTATGCCTAA
- a CDS encoding NmrA family NAD(P)-binding protein has product MYVITGATGNTGKPIALSLLKAGKKVRIISRNAEKAKELTDQGAELFMGDTSDAELLKKAFNGATAVYAMIPLAWQAENYTDHQIVHAKAIAEALEFCKVKYVVSLSSVGAHLESNSGVVLGLNKMEKMFNEIEGLNTLHLRPTYFMANTLGMVSLVKQAGILGSPLKADLSFPVIAFNDIANYAAKRLLALDFQGHNVQYLLGARDVTYPEMARVYGVAIGKNELSYVEFPYADFKNSMMTMMGTSESVADNLNEFIKAMNDGHVLAEAKRDAESTTPTTIEEFAYTFSYVYNM; this is encoded by the coding sequence ATGTATGTAATTACAGGAGCTACCGGTAATACCGGAAAACCAATTGCGCTTTCATTGTTGAAAGCAGGAAAAAAAGTAAGAATCATCAGCAGAAATGCTGAAAAGGCAAAAGAACTAACTGATCAAGGTGCTGAACTCTTTATGGGCGACACCTCTGATGCTGAACTATTAAAAAAGGCTTTTAATGGAGCCACGGCTGTATATGCCATGATTCCACTTGCCTGGCAAGCAGAAAACTACACAGATCATCAGATCGTACATGCCAAGGCGATTGCAGAAGCGCTGGAATTTTGTAAAGTAAAATATGTGGTTTCACTAAGCAGTGTAGGAGCACATCTTGAAAGCAACTCAGGTGTAGTTCTTGGTTTAAATAAAATGGAAAAAATGTTCAATGAAATAGAAGGTTTAAATACGCTTCACTTGCGTCCAACCTATTTCATGGCAAATACATTGGGAATGGTTTCACTGGTTAAACAAGCCGGCATATTGGGTTCGCCCTTAAAAGCAGATCTTTCGTTTCCTGTCATCGCGTTTAATGACATTGCCAATTATGCAGCAAAAAGATTGCTTGCCTTAGACTTTCAAGGTCACAACGTACAATATTTGCTGGGTGCGAGAGATGTTACTTATCCCGAAATGGCCAGGGTTTATGGCGTAGCGATCGGTAAAAACGAGCTAAGCTATGTTGAATTCCCTTACGCAGATTTTAAAAATTCCATGATGACAATGATGGGAACTTCTGAAAGTGTGGCTGACAATTTGAATGAGTTCATTAAAGCGATGAATGATGGACATGTGCTGGCGGAAGCGAAAAGAGATGCAGAAAGCACAACGCCTACCACTATTGAAGAGTTTGCATATACGTTCAGTTATGTTTATAACATGTAA
- a CDS encoding type II toxin-antitoxin system HicB family antitoxin: MSRRIELTAVIEKEDNMYLSLCPELDIASQGETPDEAKSNLVEAIELFYETASETEITKRLHNELQISRVTVNIHA; the protein is encoded by the coding sequence ATGAGTAGAAGAATTGAGCTAACGGCAGTCATAGAAAAGGAGGACAATATGTACCTATCACTTTGTCCTGAATTAGACATTGCCAGCCAAGGGGAGACTCCGGATGAAGCAAAATCAAATCTTGTAGAAGCTATTGAATTATTCTATGAGACTGCTTCTGAAACTGAAATAACCAAAAGGTTGCACAACGAATTGCAAATTTCACGGGTTACCGTAAACATCCATGCTTAA
- a CDS encoding type I restriction endonuclease subunit R, with protein MFEYSEDNLIEQTAIDLFFHQLGWDTLLAYNKESFGEGSSLGRLNKKEVVLKKTFLEKIKEFNPDLPQKAYEEAYNKIIEESITKSLDEINYEKYQLLRNGIPVDFINEKGEQVKNKTLKVFDFDHADNNNFLAVRQLWLQGKSNRERRPDIIGFVNGIPLLFIELKAAHRKLENAYNDNFTDYKAVIPKLFYYNAFVLLSNGIESRIGSVTGKYQHFHEWKRIAEEDEGIVALDRIIVGVCEKKRFLDLFENFILFDNSLGKVVKIIARNHQFIGVNKAIENIKQKEELFKNGKISLEEKQKLGVFWHTQGSGKSYSMVFFCQKIHHKFIGSYTFLIVTDRNELDRQIYGTFSGIGAVPQVKAGSNDSIQANSGKHLRELLSSEHRYLFTLIHKFNFEEEITRRDNIIVISDEAHRTQGGNLAMNLRNSLPNASFIGFTGTPLFKDDEITKRIFGDYVSRYDFKRSVDDGATVPLYYENRGGPLKLENPVINDQIRAIIDSESEDLYGDQRSKLEQLFARDYHIHIANKRLNDIAKDTVWHFCNRGYKGKGMFIALDKLTAVRMYDLITHHWQLNVEHLEKDLVKGKYGDQELLEKSRELQWIKETEICVVVSSEQNEIQKFQKWDLDIEPHREKMNKENLEARFKEENDPFRFVIVCAMWITGFDVPTLSTLYLDKPLKSHTLMQAIARANRISEGKNNGLIVDYIETYTALLDALAIYGSGGEDGEGGGGEKPEPPVKPKEEIIKQLEEALEATETFLKDEVNFDLQELINADGLHKLAAMEKAVNAVYTNDETKRKFQVLAREVFKKYKALQPHKVLNQYAPRKNAIDVVYTAIEDNIESADVAEIMRKIQNVVDESIENMVAESGHNESKIIDLSGLDFDLLEQYFLKTKNKNAAVQSLKDKIEKQLKQMVERNPLTVDYYKRYQEIIEEYNRGKDEVVIKETFRKLIELVNSYSEEEADTKREGLTDEQKAIFDILRHGKKLEEKEKNEIKKISVELLEELKKEKLKVAQWSDKSVTAAAVFNTVSKTLFETLPYPTYQTDDIDLKTNLVYEHLKHQYFGGGVSIYGQY; from the coding sequence ATGTTTGAATACTCAGAAGATAATTTAATAGAACAAACAGCGATTGATTTATTTTTTCATCAATTGGGGTGGGATACACTATTGGCCTATAACAAAGAAAGCTTTGGCGAAGGAAGCAGTTTGGGAAGACTGAACAAAAAAGAAGTGGTGCTCAAAAAGACATTTTTGGAGAAAATTAAAGAATTCAATCCAGACCTACCACAAAAAGCGTATGAAGAAGCCTACAATAAAATTATAGAAGAAAGCATTACCAAGTCATTAGATGAAATCAATTACGAAAAATACCAATTGCTTCGCAATGGCATTCCCGTTGATTTCATCAACGAGAAAGGCGAGCAGGTTAAAAACAAAACACTCAAGGTTTTTGATTTCGACCATGCAGATAACAATAACTTTTTAGCCGTTCGCCAGTTGTGGTTGCAGGGTAAAAGCAATCGGGAACGCAGGCCGGATATAATAGGTTTTGTAAATGGTATTCCGCTTTTATTTATAGAGCTTAAAGCAGCACATCGAAAATTAGAAAACGCCTACAACGATAATTTCACCGATTACAAAGCCGTAATTCCTAAACTGTTTTATTACAATGCTTTTGTTTTGTTGAGCAATGGCATTGAAAGTCGCATTGGCAGCGTTACAGGCAAATATCAGCATTTCCACGAATGGAAACGCATAGCGGAGGAAGATGAAGGCATTGTTGCCCTGGATAGAATTATTGTGGGTGTTTGCGAGAAAAAACGCTTTCTGGATTTATTTGAGAACTTCATATTGTTTGATAATTCCTTGGGCAAAGTGGTAAAAATCATTGCCCGCAATCATCAGTTTATTGGTGTTAACAAAGCCATTGAAAATATCAAACAAAAAGAAGAACTTTTTAAAAATGGCAAAATCAGCTTAGAAGAAAAACAAAAACTCGGCGTGTTTTGGCACACACAGGGAAGTGGAAAATCCTACTCAATGGTTTTCTTCTGTCAAAAGATTCACCACAAATTCATAGGTAGTTATACTTTCTTAATCGTTACCGACCGAAACGAATTAGACAGACAAATTTATGGCACATTCAGCGGAATTGGTGCAGTGCCACAAGTCAAAGCAGGCTCTAATGATTCAATACAAGCCAACAGTGGAAAACATTTGAGGGAATTACTCAGTTCGGAACATCGCTATTTGTTTACACTTATTCATAAATTCAACTTTGAAGAAGAAATTACCAGGCGTGATAACATCATTGTAATTTCAGATGAAGCGCACCGAACACAAGGTGGAAATTTGGCAATGAACTTGCGAAATTCTTTGCCCAATGCTTCATTTATAGGTTTTACCGGAACTCCCCTTTTCAAAGACGATGAAATCACCAAGCGAATTTTTGGCGACTATGTTTCCCGATATGATTTCAAACGAAGTGTAGATGATGGAGCAACTGTCCCACTTTATTATGAAAACAGAGGAGGACCTTTGAAATTAGAAAATCCTGTAATCAACGACCAGATACGAGCAATAATTGATTCAGAAAGTGAAGATTTATACGGTGACCAAAGAAGCAAACTTGAACAGCTTTTTGCGAGAGATTATCATATTCATATTGCTAATAAAAGATTGAATGATATAGCCAAAGATACCGTTTGGCATTTCTGCAACCGTGGTTACAAAGGCAAGGGAATGTTCATCGCATTGGATAAGCTCACGGCGGTAAGAATGTATGATTTAATTACGCATCATTGGCAACTGAACGTTGAGCACTTAGAAAAAGATTTGGTAAAAGGAAAATATGGGGATCAGGAATTATTGGAAAAGAGCCGTGAACTGCAATGGATAAAGGAAACGGAAATATGTGTGGTGGTAAGTTCGGAACAAAACGAAATACAAAAGTTTCAGAAATGGGATTTAGACATTGAGCCACACCGTGAGAAAATGAATAAGGAAAACCTTGAGGCAAGGTTTAAAGAGGAAAATGACCCATTTCGTTTTGTGATCGTTTGTGCCATGTGGATCACAGGTTTTGACGTCCCTACCCTTTCTACTTTGTATCTGGACAAGCCTCTAAAATCTCATACGCTTATGCAAGCCATTGCAAGGGCCAACCGCATCAGCGAAGGCAAAAACAACGGGTTGATAGTGGACTATATTGAAACTTACACAGCTCTGTTAGACGCTTTGGCAATTTATGGTTCAGGTGGTGAAGATGGCGAAGGTGGTGGTGGCGAAAAACCAGAGCCACCAGTTAAGCCGAAAGAAGAAATCATCAAGCAATTAGAAGAAGCATTAGAAGCGACTGAAACATTTTTAAAGGACGAAGTAAATTTTGATTTGCAGGAACTCATCAATGCGGATGGTTTGCACAAATTGGCTGCAATGGAAAAAGCAGTTAATGCTGTCTATACCAATGACGAAACTAAACGAAAATTTCAAGTTCTTGCAAGAGAGGTTTTTAAGAAATATAAAGCATTACAACCTCACAAAGTATTAAACCAGTATGCACCAAGAAAAAACGCAATTGATGTGGTCTACACTGCCATTGAGGACAATATTGAAAGTGCAGATGTTGCAGAAATTATGCGAAAAATTCAAAACGTGGTGGATGAATCCATAGAAAATATGGTTGCAGAATCAGGCCACAATGAAAGTAAAATCATTGACCTAAGCGGCTTAGACTTTGATTTGTTGGAGCAATACTTTCTGAAAACTAAAAATAAAAATGCAGCCGTTCAATCACTCAAAGACAAAATTGAAAAGCAACTGAAACAAATGGTAGAAAGAAATCCATTGACAGTTGACTATTACAAACGATATCAGGAAATTATAGAAGAATACAACAGAGGTAAAGACGAAGTAGTCATCAAAGAAACTTTTAGAAAACTAATTGAGCTTGTAAACTCCTACTCAGAAGAGGAAGCCGACACCAAACGAGAGGGCCTGACAGACGAGCAGAAAGCAATTTTCGACATTCTAAGGCATGGTAAAAAATTGGAAGAGAAAGAGAAAAATGAAATCAAAAAAATCTCTGTTGAACTGCTTGAAGAATTGAAAAAAGAGAAATTGAAAGTGGCGCAATGGTCTGACAAATCAGTAACAGCAGCAGCGGTTTTCAACACAGTAAGCAAAACACTATTTGAGACTTTGCCTTACCCTACTTATCAAACTGACGACATTGACTTAAAGACAAATTTAGTTTACGAACATTTAAAACACCAGTATTTCGGTGGAGGAGTGAGTATTTACGGACAATACTAA
- a CDS encoding LysR family transcriptional regulator has protein sequence MNYTLNQLQIFLKIVQTQSVTKASEELHLTQPAVSIQLKNFQDQFDIPLTEVVGRKIYITDFGLEIAEAAENIINQVSAINYKTLAYKGQLTGRLKISVVSTGKYVMPYFLTNFMQQHSGIELLMDVTNKNKVVESLENNEVDFALVSILPNNLNIEKLDLLQNKLFLVGSVEKKFKKGISTKEIFKDLPLIFREKGSGTRQTMESFFERNSISVLKKMELTSNEAVKQSLLAGLGYSIMPLIGIKNELHNNELQIISIKGLPIKTTWSLIWLKGKKHSPVSKSLLEYLKKEKSQIVRDKFSWYEQY, from the coding sequence ATGAATTATACATTGAACCAATTGCAGATATTTCTAAAAATCGTTCAAACACAAAGCGTTACAAAGGCTTCTGAAGAATTGCACCTTACACAGCCGGCCGTTTCCATTCAGTTAAAGAATTTTCAGGATCAGTTTGACATACCTTTAACGGAAGTAGTTGGCCGGAAAATTTACATTACAGATTTTGGATTGGAAATTGCGGAGGCGGCTGAAAACATTATTAACCAGGTTTCTGCCATCAACTATAAAACCCTCGCTTATAAAGGCCAATTAACAGGTCGTTTAAAGATTTCGGTAGTTTCCACTGGAAAATACGTAATGCCCTACTTCCTAACCAATTTTATGCAGCAACATTCCGGAATAGAATTATTGATGGATGTAACTAATAAAAACAAGGTTGTGGAGAGTTTGGAAAATAATGAAGTTGATTTTGCGCTGGTTTCTATTCTGCCAAATAATTTAAATATTGAGAAGCTTGATTTACTTCAAAATAAATTATTCCTTGTAGGCAGTGTTGAGAAAAAGTTTAAAAAAGGAATAAGCACAAAAGAAATTTTTAAAGATTTGCCTTTAATTTTTAGAGAAAAGGGTTCCGGGACAAGACAAACAATGGAAAGTTTTTTTGAACGCAACAGCATATCCGTCTTAAAAAAGATGGAGTTAACATCAAATGAAGCGGTGAAGCAATCATTACTGGCCGGATTAGGGTATTCCATTATGCCACTCATTGGGATAAAAAATGAACTACACAATAATGAGTTACAAATAATTTCAATCAAAGGACTTCCAATTAAAACAACCTGGAGTTTGATATGGTTAAAAGGGAAAAAGCATTCTCCGGTTTCTAAGTCTTTATTGGAGTATTTAAAAAAGGAAAAATCACAAATCGTCCGGGATAAGTTTAGCTGGTATGAGCAATATTAG
- a CDS encoding MarR family transcriptional regulator — MYKQICCIFAAVMKKNPSKYCGCLYYSVNALSRLMTKIADEEFAVTGLSSSYAFLLMTVNNKPGIQPKEISEQMQLTASTITRLIEKMEQKKLLVRKSTGRSTEVFPTDKSMALNNHIKEAWKNLYNRYSEILGEAEAKKLTADIYGAVNKLE; from the coding sequence ATGTACAAACAAATATGTTGTATATTTGCAGCCGTAATGAAAAAGAATCCTTCCAAATACTGTGGATGCCTGTATTATTCGGTCAATGCTTTGTCGAGATTAATGACAAAAATTGCGGACGAAGAATTTGCCGTTACGGGTCTTTCCTCTTCTTATGCTTTTCTTTTGATGACGGTTAATAACAAGCCGGGTATACAGCCAAAGGAAATTAGTGAGCAGATGCAGCTTACTGCTTCTACCATTACGCGACTGATTGAAAAGATGGAGCAGAAAAAATTATTGGTACGCAAATCAACAGGAAGATCTACTGAAGTCTTCCCAACTGATAAAAGCATGGCATTGAATAATCATATTAAGGAAGCCTGGAAAAATTTATACAACAGATACTCTGAAATTCTTGGAGAAGCTGAGGCAAAGAAACTTACAGCAGACATCTATGGAGCTGTAAATAAATTGGAGTAA
- a CDS encoding nucleotidyl transferase AbiEii/AbiGii toxin family protein, with the protein MKLHHNKELFVNYLRVTGQQMKIPAIYVEKDYWLTFALFTIFNNKIGKDIVFKGGTALAKCYNMIERFSEDIDLVVLRREGETDNKLKSKLKEVSMIVETLLPEVTIEGITHKMGMIRKTAHSYNKEFKDDYGQVRDVIILESTWLGNYEPYTTKSIVSFVGQMMLDNKQSDIAKEYGLVPFDLLALEPIRTICEKIMSLVRFSYGENPIEDLKKKIRHTYDLNQLLKQKRFSDFLDSSAFEEMLIKVANDDVISYKNNNTWLIHHPSEALIFKNLDNVWNELKSIYSTDFKNLVFGELPNQVAILETLKKIQERLRTISWTIEIESKK; encoded by the coding sequence ATGAAATTGCATCACAACAAAGAACTTTTTGTAAACTACCTAAGGGTAACGGGACAGCAAATGAAAATCCCTGCCATTTATGTAGAAAAAGACTATTGGCTTACTTTTGCTTTGTTTACCATTTTCAACAATAAAATTGGCAAAGACATAGTATTTAAAGGTGGCACAGCACTGGCCAAGTGCTACAATATGATAGAACGCTTTTCAGAAGATATTGACTTGGTAGTATTGAGACGTGAAGGAGAAACAGACAACAAGTTAAAATCTAAATTGAAAGAAGTAAGCATGATTGTAGAAACCTTATTACCCGAAGTAACGATTGAAGGAATTACTCATAAAATGGGAATGATCCGTAAAACGGCACACTCATACAACAAAGAATTCAAAGATGATTACGGACAAGTAAGAGATGTGATAATTTTGGAATCAACCTGGTTGGGAAACTACGAACCATACACCACCAAAAGCATCGTTTCTTTTGTTGGTCAGATGATGTTGGACAATAAGCAGTCTGATATTGCTAAAGAATACGGACTCGTTCCTTTTGATTTGCTGGCATTAGAACCTATAAGAACCATTTGCGAAAAAATAATGAGCCTGGTTCGTTTTTCATATGGCGAAAACCCAATAGAAGATTTAAAGAAAAAGATAAGACATACTTATGATCTGAATCAACTACTAAAACAAAAAAGGTTTTCTGATTTCTTGGATTCAAGTGCGTTTGAAGAAATGCTAATAAAAGTAGCAAATGATGATGTAATTAGTTATAAAAATAATAATACATGGTTAATCCACCATCCCTCCGAAGCGTTGATTTTTAAAAACTTGGATAATGTTTGGAATGAGTTGAAATCAATTTACAGCACTGACTTTAAAAACTTGGTATTCGGAGAATTACCAAATCAAGTAGCCATTTTGGAAACCTTAAAAAAGATTCAAGAAAGATTAAGGACAATATCTTGGACAATAGAAATTGAAAGCAAGAAATAA
- a CDS encoding DUF2461 domain-containing protein has translation MPAVIEKSTLQFLKSLAKNNNRDWFNDNKDKYLASLENLTTFVDALLIEMNKHDQIENPNAKDVLMRIYRDTRFSKDKTPYKTYMGGGIDRATKKLRGGYYLHIEPGKSMACGGFYGPNPADLLRIRKDVELNYKDWEKLLKNKSLLNTFGQIQGETLASCPKGFSKDHPSIELLKHKQFYFQRNFTDAEVLDKNFLKTLNQTFKNVRPFYDYMSEVLTTDLNGESVVD, from the coding sequence ATGCCCGCAGTGATCGAAAAGTCCACCCTTCAATTTCTCAAGTCATTGGCCAAAAACAATAACCGCGATTGGTTTAATGACAACAAAGACAAATACCTCGCCTCACTTGAAAATTTGACCACTTTCGTCGATGCTTTATTAATAGAAATGAACAAACACGACCAAATTGAAAATCCCAATGCGAAGGATGTCTTAATGAGAATCTATCGGGATACACGCTTCTCAAAAGACAAGACGCCATACAAAACTTACATGGGTGGCGGAATCGATCGGGCAACAAAAAAATTGCGAGGCGGATATTACCTTCACATAGAGCCTGGCAAGTCCATGGCCTGTGGAGGTTTCTACGGGCCAAACCCTGCTGACCTACTTCGTATCCGAAAGGATGTTGAACTCAATTATAAAGATTGGGAGAAACTACTTAAAAATAAATCACTGCTCAATACCTTTGGTCAAATCCAGGGTGAAACATTGGCTTCCTGTCCCAAGGGTTTTTCAAAAGACCACCCGTCCATAGAATTATTGAAGCACAAACAATTTTACTTCCAACGAAATTTTACAGATGCCGAAGTGCTGGATAAGAATTTTTTAAAAACCCTTAATCAGACTTTTAAAAATGTAAGACCATTCTATGACTACATGAGTGAGGTGCTGACCACCGATTTGAATGGTGAATCGGTGGTTGATTAA
- a CDS encoding SDR family oxidoreductase — protein MEKIALVTGAYKGLGLEFCKQLVNAGYKVILTAREIQKAQAAAETLNVRQQSAIPKALEVTDEIQIKNLASWVKESYGRLDLLVNNAGVNPKDYADKSRMSKAFHLDNLDAKEMLDVIHINSIAPLLVVKHFRSLLQKSERPIVINISSWLGSVTNLTFGGHYGYVGSKNLLNVFNKSMANELRQDNIICVNVNPGWVQTDMGGQKAQFTTEQAVSNILTNVVSKLSMSDTGKFLNYDGNEHPW, from the coding sequence ATGGAAAAGATAGCATTGGTAACAGGAGCTTACAAGGGATTAGGCTTGGAATTCTGCAAACAATTAGTAAATGCAGGTTATAAGGTAATTCTTACTGCAAGAGAAATACAAAAGGCACAGGCAGCAGCAGAAACTTTGAATGTGCGACAACAATCTGCAATTCCAAAAGCACTTGAAGTAACGGATGAAATTCAAATTAAGAATTTAGCTTCCTGGGTAAAGGAAAGCTATGGAAGACTTGACTTGCTTGTAAACAACGCTGGTGTAAATCCAAAAGACTACGCAGACAAATCAAGAATGTCAAAGGCCTTTCACCTGGACAATCTTGATGCAAAAGAAATGTTGGACGTAATTCACATCAACAGCATTGCTCCTTTGCTTGTTGTCAAACACTTTCGGTCGTTGCTTCAAAAAAGCGAGCGCCCAATTGTAATAAACATTTCTAGTTGGTTGGGTTCAGTTACCAACCTGACATTTGGTGGACATTATGGTTATGTTGGAAGTAAAAACTTGTTGAATGTATTCAACAAATCGATGGCAAACGAACTCCGGCAAGACAACATCATTTGTGTAAATGTGAATCCGGGTTGGGTTCAAACCGACATGGGTGGACAGAAAGCCCAATTTACTACCGAGCAAGCAGTATCCAATATTTTGACTAATGTTGTATCAAAACTTTCAATGAGCGACACCGGTAAATTTCTGAATTATGATGGCAACGAACATCCCTGGTAA